The following nucleotide sequence is from Deltaproteobacteria bacterium.
GCGAGACGGACGTTCTGCCCTTTTTTCCCTATGGCCAGTGAGAGTTGATCATCAGGAACGATGACCTCCATGTATCGGTTTTCTTCGTCTATGTACACCGTGGAGACCTTTGCGGGAGACAGGGCATTGCAGACATACTTGGCAGGATCCTCGGCGTATGGAACGATATCGATCCGCTCTCCCCGCAACTCCTGGACCACGCTCTGGACCCTGGAACCTCTCATCCCCACGCAGGCCCCCACAGGGTCTACATCGCTGTCCCGACTGTACACCGCGATCTTGGCCCTCTCTCTCGGCTCTCTGGCCGCACTGACGATCCTGATGATTCCCTCTGAAATCTCGGGAACCTCCATTTCAAAAAGCTTTACCAACAGTCCGGGATGCGTCCTTGACAGGAAAATCATCGGTCCTCTGGCGGTCCTTTGGACGTCCAGGACATAGGCCCGAATCCTCTCCCCCTGGCGGTAGGACTCTCCCGGCACCTGCTCCCTCGAGTAGAGAACCGCTTCGGCTCTCCCGATGTTGACATAGAGGTTGCCCCGTTCGATTCTTTGAACAGTCCCGGTGATGAGTTCACCCTTCCTGTCCTTGAACTCATTGTAAATGTTCTCCCTTTCGGCATCCCTTACCCGCTGGATGATAACCTGCTTTGCAGTCTGGGCGGCGATTCTCCCAAAATTACTGGTATCCAGCTTCACCCCCAGGCTGTCTCCAATCTCTGCCCCTTCGTCGAGCTTTCGAGCCTCTTCGAGGGAGATCTCGGTCTCGGGATCCTCCACAGTCTCAACCACGTTCATGAACTGGAAGAGCTCAACCTCACCGCTCTCTACATTGTAATGGGCCTCTATATCCTTCTGGGCTCCGAATTTCCTACGCGACGCGGTGAGTACTGCAGACTCCAGAGCCTCGATGATGATTTCTTTGTCGATGCCTTTGTCCCTCCCCACCTGTTCGATGATGAAATTTAGGTTCTGGGCCATATCCGCTCTCCTTCTGAATTTCTCAACTACCCATCAACCCCGCCATGGCCGGCTCTACCGACTCCTCCCTAAGCCTCCCATAGCCCGGCATAGGCTTGGACTCCTCTTTGGCCGTCGAACAACGACGCCTCACAAAGGATGACGCTAGAAATCATATTCCAGATTCGCCTTGACGATATGATCCAGGGGAATTCGCGTGATCCCCTTCTCCAACTCGATATCGAGAACACCGTCATGACACGCCACCAGCTTCCCCGTGAAAGTCTTCCTCTTCTCTATGGGAACGGCCGTCCTCACCTTGATCCTTCGATTCGTGAAACGGCGAAAATCCGCCTCCCCCTTAAGAGGCCGGTTGAGCCCAGGGGAAGAGACCTCCAGGGTATACGGCCCTGGGGGGATCCCCTCGATATCCAGGTTCTTCTCCACCTCCCGGCTGATGGAAGTGCAATCGTCGAGCGTAACTCCTCCCTCCCGGTCGATGATCAGGCGGAGAACCCGCCCCCTCTGCTCCCTCCGGTACTCCACGTCGACCAGTTCCATCCCTTCGAACCGAACAATCGGCTCTCCTATCTCCCTTACCTTGGCCTCAATCTCGCGATCGTCGATCACGGATCACCCTTGCCCTAATAAAAAAGCGGGCCGAACAGCCCACCTTCTCAGTGAACCAGGAATACAAAATATTTATATCACACAAAATCAAGGAATGCAAGCAAAATCCTCTCACTCCCGAGATCCCCGTCCAAAACAACCCGACCCTCCGCCCCCCCTCCCCAACCCAACACGATCTGTTACCGCCCGGCTACACAAGCCCCCGGGAAGAAGGATTTTCTCCGGTCAAGAGCTCGAACGACGACGAAGCCAAAATCTCGATCGTATCGAACAGAGGGATCGAGACTTCCTCCTGCCGGACCAGCAAGGGAATCTCCGTGCAACCGAGGATTATCCCATGTGCTCCTCTCTGCCGTAAATCCTCCATCACCCTCTTGAGAAAGGCTTTGTCGGACTGGAGTCTCGCCCCGGACTCGATTCTCACGATGATCCTATCTACCTCCTCCTTCTGTTCTTCGAGGAGGTTGACGACTCTTATGCCCTGGTCCTGGAGGTGGCGTTCGTAGATGCCCATTGAAAGGGTGAAGCGTGTCCCAAGGACTGAAACCACGTCAAGTCCCCGTTGCTTCACGGCTCTGGTGGTCTCCTCCACCAGGCTGACCACCGATATTCCCACCGCCTCGCGCATAGCTCCGATAAAGTAATGGGCCGAATTACACGGAACCACTATGAAGTCAACCCCTGACCTCTCCAACAGCCGGCAACCCTCCTGCAACGTTTCAATTACCCGGTCTCTATCAAATCCTCTCCACATTTGACCGTCTGGAACAGGAACGCTGTTGATAACCATGTGCGGAAAGTCGGAGTTGTACTTGGCACCGAGCTTCTCCTGGCAGCGCCTTATTATGTTGAGATACAAACCGGCCGTTGCTTCAGGCCCCATCCCACCCAGTATTCCGAGTCTCCTCTCGTAACTCCTCATAAGAACTCCTCGTTGCAGATTCCGGGTCTCCCGGCCCAAACCTGTAACTACTCCCAACCCACTCTCCTGCCCGAAGGAGCAGTCCCTCCCTTCCTTGAGAGTCGGGAAACCCAGGGACACCATGGATTCTACCAGAGGCTGAAAGAACCCTCAACCCCCGCCTCGGGGGGTTCAAAAGCACGACCCCGTGCCTTGGCCCCGGGAGCCCGCAAACTCGAGTCACACCATCCCCTTGGCAAAAGGAAAGACAAGGAGTATCTATAAGCAGCAGAGGGGATGGGCCGCCTTGGGATAGAGCACGGGCGGCTTTCTGTCCCTGCAGTCCGTGGCTGGACCGTACAGTACAGACCGGGGAAGGGAGGATGACATGGATATTCTGGTGAGGGGAAAATACGTGATCACCGATGCCGGTGCAGGGGAGAAGGGAATACTGACCGATGGAGCGGTCTACGTGTCCGGAGGAAGAGTCGTCGAGGTGGGTGACTACGCTTCTCTCAAGGAGAGACACCCCCAGGCCGCCGTCAAGGGGAACGGCAAGCAACTCCTCATGCCGGGACTCATCGACGGACACAGTCACGGTTGGGGACTGACTCTGACTCAGATGGGTTTTGACCTCGACTTCCTGGAGAACGGCCTTATCGACTGGGCCTTCATGGTTCCTCTGGATCCCGAGGTATCGGCCATGATGAGCGCGGTACGCCACCTCCAGGGAGGTTGCACCACCATGCACCATAACAACTGGGGTGAAGAGCCCAACCTCATGGAAAACGCCGAAAAGGCGATCAGCGGGTACCAGAAGGTCGGCATTCGACTGGCATACTCGCCCGGAGGGAGGAACGTGAATCGTCTGGCCCTGGACGATACGGACTTTTTCGCAACCCTGCCCCCAGACCTCCAGGAGTTCGCACGGCCGATGGTCTACTATGACAAGAAGGCTTTTGTGGAGGCTTACATGGATCTCTTCGAGGGACTCCACGGCCGCTACAACGACGAGGAGACTAGAATTCTCTTCGGTCCGAGCTGGACCCAGG
It contains:
- a CDS encoding amino acid racemase translates to MRSYERRLGILGGMGPEATAGLYLNIIRRCQEKLGAKYNSDFPHMVINSVPVPDGQMWRGFDRDRVIETLQEGCRLLERSGVDFIVVPCNSAHYFIGAMREAVGISVVSLVEETTRAVKQRGLDVVSVLGTRFTLSMGIYERHLQDQGIRVVNLLEEQKEEVDRIIVRIESGARLQSDKAFLKRVMEDLRQRGAHGIILGCTEIPLLVRQEEVSIPLFDTIEILASSSFELLTGENPSSRGLV
- a CDS encoding ribosome maturation factor, whose product is MDDREIEAKVREIGEPIVRFEGMELVDVEYRREQRGRVLRLIIDREGGVTLDDCTSISREVEKNLDIEGIPPGPYTLEVSSPGLNRPLKGEADFRRFTNRRIKVRTAVPIEKRKTFTGKLVACHDGVLDIELEKGITRIPLDHIVKANLEYDF
- the nusA gene encoding transcription termination/antitermination protein NusA, which encodes MAQNLNFIIEQVGRDKGIDKEIIIEALESAVLTASRRKFGAQKDIEAHYNVESGEVELFQFMNVVETVEDPETEISLEEARKLDEGAEIGDSLGVKLDTSNFGRIAAQTAKQVIIQRVRDAERENIYNEFKDRKGELITGTVQRIERGNLYVNIGRAEAVLYSREQVPGESYRQGERIRAYVLDVQRTARGPMIFLSRTHPGLLVKLFEMEVPEISEGIIRIVSAAREPRERAKIAVYSRDSDVDPVGACVGMRGSRVQSVVQELRGERIDIVPYAEDPAKYVCNALSPAKVSTVYIDEENRYMEVIVPDDQLSLAIGKKGQNVRLASKLTGWKIDIKSESKMERMSEEAREALKTIPNVGDVMSRVLYNEGYRSIEDIANAEPEELARKAGISLKTVEKIVASAREMARTPEAAETAEPADQPGVSLGNLPGVGAKTVALLESHGFETVAAVARGTAGELSRIPGIGEKRAEKLIQAAWELLAQKQNG